In the genome of Natronomonas salina, the window CGACACCGTAGACCTGGCCGGCGGCGCGCTCGGTCAGCACGAGGTTCGTGATGGGGCCCTGGTAGAGCGGGCCGCCGCGGTAGACGTCGCCGCTCTGGACGGCCGCCAGGTCGCTGGCGACGTCGTGGTCCTCCATGAACGCGACGACGGTGTCCTGGAACTCCTCGCGGGTCTTGGCCTCGTGGCCTCGGAACAGGAGGACGTCCGGATCGATCTCCAGGAGGGTCTCGTAGTCGACGCTCCCCCGAGAGCTGTGGAAGTCCCGGACGTCGGTCTCGGCGAAGGCGTCGCGGACGCCGAGGTCGCGCCACTGCTTGAAGCTGGTCCCCTCGCCGATCAGGTACGGGGAGAACTCCTCGGGTTCGTCGCTGCCGGCCCACATGATCGCGACCGTGGGACGCTCGGACTCGTCCTCGGGGACGATCTCGTCGAGCGACGCCTGGAACTCGTCGTGGAGGTCGACGAAGGCGTCGTAGCGGTCCGTCGCCTGGAAGACCTCGGCCAGCTTGCCGAAGGCCTCGTACAGCGAGAGGTACGGGTAGTCCTGGTGCCACTCGTAGCCCGTCGAGAAGATGCTGTTGCCGAAGAAGGGAGCGATGCGGTCGCCGACCTCCTCGATGTCGCTTTCGTCCCACCCCTTGAAGCGGTTCATCAGGAAGTTCGGATCGATAACGTGGACGTCGGCGTTCAGCTCGTAGAACCGCTCCTTGTCGACGCCGTCCTGGTAGAGGGCGACCACGTCCTCGGTGTCGACCTCGACGTCGGGGATCTCGTCGTAGTACCGGGTGTGGTAGCGGGAGGTCATCCAGACGGCTGCCGGCGGCTCCCGGCCGAGCGCGGTCCCCATGTCCGCCCAGCTGGCGTTGTTCGCGACCCAGGTCTCGGGGACGCCGTCGAACTCGACGGTTCCGACCGGCTCCATCGTCACGGAGTAACTGTCGCCGCCCGAATCGCCCCCGGCCTCGTTCGACCCGTCGTCGGAGCCCGGAATCGACGTACAGCCGGCGAGAGCGCCTCCGCCCGCCACGGCCGCGCTCACTCGCAGTACGCTCCGCCTCGTCGGTCGCGTCTGATCGGTCATCGTGTTTTAGGCTCGCCTAAAAGTGTATAAGCGTTCTGGAACTCGGCGAGGCGGGGCGGAACGGTCAGCGGTCGTCGTCCGCGAGCGCCCGCTTCGGGAGGATCTGGAGCTGCGGCTCGTACTCGACGGTCGCCTCGACCTGGAAGACGTCGGCGAGCAGCTGTTCGGTCACGACGTCCTCGGGCGGTCCCCAGTCGTACAGCTGGCCGTCGCGCATCGCGACGAGGTAGTCGGCGAACCGCGCCGCCTGGGAGATGTCGTGGAGGACGATCGCGACGGTCACCCCCTTCCGCTCGTTGAGCTGGCGGACGGTCTCCAGGACCCGGAACTGGTGGTAGAGGTCGAGGAACGTCGTCGGCTCGTCGAGCAGGAGGACGTCGGTGTCCTGGGCGAGCACCATCGCGATCCAGGCGAGCTGCTTCTGGCCGCCGCTGAGCTGGCCGAGTTCGGCGTGCCGGAGGTCCTCGACGCCGGCCAGCTCGAGTGCGCGGTCGACGGC includes:
- a CDS encoding ABC transporter ATP-binding protein — its product is MDGTQTETETETAETNRITDGNGNVVQSALVGEDLALSYPTSEETVVDCARLDIPEGEVTALVGPNGSGKSTMLKALSNHLDPDEGVVRLRGDDLDSFGQKELARELGILSQENESLGSITVEDLAYHGRYPHRGFFDSVTAEDREAVDRALELAGVEDLRHAELGQLSGGQKQLAWIAMVLAQDTDVLLLDEPTTFLDLYHQFRVLETVRQLNERKGVTVAIVLHDISQAARFADYLVAMRDGQLYDWGPPEDVVTEQLLADVFQVEATVEYEPQLQILPKRALADDDR
- a CDS encoding ABC transporter substrate-binding protein — translated: MTDQTRPTRRSVLRVSAAVAGGGALAGCTSIPGSDDGSNEAGGDSGGDSYSVTMEPVGTVEFDGVPETWVANNASWADMGTALGREPPAAVWMTSRYHTRYYDEIPDVEVDTEDVVALYQDGVDKERFYELNADVHVIDPNFLMNRFKGWDESDIEEVGDRIAPFFGNSIFSTGYEWHQDYPYLSLYEAFGKLAEVFQATDRYDAFVDLHDEFQASLDEIVPEDESERPTVAIMWAGSDEPEEFSPYLIGEGTSFKQWRDLGVRDAFAETDVRDFHSSRGSVDYETLLEIDPDVLLFRGHEAKTREEFQDTVVAFMEDHDVASDLAAVQSGDVYRGGPLYQGPITNLVLTERAAGQVYGVDEELFDRQQVADIVNGDF